The sequence acatgattgtaGGAAATGCATGCAAAAATCAATGTAATGACATGCGAAAGAGaatgtaaatccaatttattaattgccattgaaagtctcttaattgaaatctgaatttgctggaaaggcagatctaaaattaggacctttcaatgataattaattttaagatttgaatttgatgaattttgaatttttgtttgaacTTAGATAGTGTTAACATTGATAAAGTACACTAATTTTCTGGGTTTGagtagaaaaatatagtcaattttatcttccgaaatttcaggaaaaaagtcgaggactatggcgggaatgcacacgatccgaacaattttttttgaaaatttttaggatgatagagattataattttaatgcggaatccaaaaaaaaaagccgatttggagatgtttagattggtcaaaattgcagtcaaatgtaaaaaatagaagaatcttaaaaattaggattttatgatttaaccagtgaattttcagaataaagagatatatttgaattgcaattttgaaatagaaattagacatgtaacaagcaattaaaattttataacTCACAATCTTAATTTTCTTAAAATGAAAAGCTagggttttatgcaattaacctctaaaatttgtaaatagatcaaacttgaaaatgaaaatttaaaattcaaattgcaattaatcagatctaagaatgagaaatcagaattaatgtgtaagatgtcgggttcaccaaaatgtaaagtggaaaattggatcctaaagactccccacctaggagagagaaaggaagccactaggatgattttcacttggaggaactttacattcaaaagaggggttgaatctactagatccaaatccaagggaaacaaggatgtgaatcccaagtggattgcaagggttgaagtgtgatttaccctcttttttaaatgagaaagttgacctattaactatgcagaaaagagagaggaaatgagtgaaatgaggagctaccaattcgggattgtgttgtaactttggatccaAGCTGATTAGATTGATAcaaatctgccctacaaatttggagaaaagtcattgggacAGTGGAGGGAATGTAcgtggtcctccacaaaatccatgaaacgaaaacggttcttccatctctgcaaatgaagcccaaacctacaattatagttgcgcacctgctacctacacatagaaaagagagagagaatggttgtggataggggttttcctcagtcaaacgtTGATTgcggaatcaaccttgaaagaaaataattacaaatgcttgaatgtaaacaatggaaatgtatatcttgtagatctacaacttatTGATAATGATTgttttacttcttgaatgtaaccacaaatgttgtatgaaatagaatgtaacatgaaaaaaccctaacacacacatgcttgcaaatgaatgttgtgatGTTTccccaatggatgaatgaagaagacttgaatgcttgaatgtttgatgacGACCTTGAAATCCCgtatcttatccttatgcctctCCTCCTCCTTAAATGAGGGAgttgaatccccttttatacatgcctcaaggattaattttcaaccaccgaaggctgaAAAAGATGAATTGCAAACCCCAAAGACAAATTATACCTAGGAGACTGGGAAGACCAAACTTAGGGCAATCCTAAGGGATGGGGACAGGGGTAGTAGGCCCCTATTCTATCGTATTTTGAGGCCCAGACAGGATCTAGATTAGCCACAGGTCTTGGAGGAGCAAGGGTAAAGGGGTGAGAATttagaaataggtcttggttagggaaggagatgtggtcaccgaggtgaggacctaaaatgtggttaaaattgtaggggtcacaattttatgacactacatgaaTATACCTAACTCTAGAGATTGGCACCCTAGTCTttaggttgtcttcatcattagaCACCATTTAGTTTTATATTAGGATGTTCTATATATCTTCCAAACCAATATTTATCCTAAAAGTGTTAGATGAGTGAGATAATCATCATAGTTCAATGGTTTTCTCCTACTTCAAATCGAGGACTATATGTCCCAATCTGCTCTatgcaattttgaaaattttggctATCTAAAAATACTTGTACACAAAAGAAGAGGTAAGTTTTTTTTCTATATAGGGGCTTTCCTACCTCAAAATCCATGTTGGCGTTTCTAGCTTTACTATATAAATGTTGATAAAAATGAGATCTTACCACTTGTAGAGTAGGGGATAAATCATAAATTAAATGTTGAATTGACAACATTATATCTTAGTATTAATAATGGTGTTGATTTAATTCTATTTACATGATTCCTCCAAGTGttgatttattaaaataataaatcataacaaaatagATCATGAAACCATTTTTGAAGATACATTGTTTTAGCTTTCTATTCCTTCTAATCAGGTCTACTCTTAATTAAAATAATTAGGAATACATTCTCTTGAATCATGATTTGAAATAATAAATTTGTAAAGGATAATAACTATATATATAAGGTTGTAAAGGTATTTACAATCTTATGTTGACATCCAACGATCAAAAGAAGATCTTTGAATTAGATAACAAATGATAGGAATTCACACTTGCACACATTTAAATTTGGGACTCTTTTGGAGGAAATAGGGTGTTGGATTCCCTAGTCCACTAGGACAAGAGCATTATTCTCCCTAATCCACTAAAAAGGAACTAGAAATGACAAAAACAAAGTACCAATTTGAGGTAGGTAGGATTTGGTCACAATCATAGGATACGACAACAATATGATGTGATAAGGCCAAAATAGGCTCGAAATGACTCAGTAAAGGACATTGTAAAATAAGGGTCCAAAATAGAGTGAAAATTATAAGAgaatacaatttatgatactacggATCTGATTGGTTGAGTTAGTTCTTGTGTTTCAAACCATGGTTAAAAATTGTTTATCTTGTGTAATTATGCCTAGTGCAGTAGTATGCATGTTAAGTACGTCATCAATTCAAGAAAAGTGGAACATTATCAGGGTTTTGAACTCAATCCTTCAAGAGACTTTGATGAATTTCTTTCACCACTCATCCTTACTCACCTATGAAACACCAAATTAATTGCATAAATCTCCCTAATTGTAGAACCTACAACTATTTGCACAACATGGGAGAACATAAGTCCCCACCCCCCCCTCCATGGACAATGAGACACATTTCCTCCAAAATTGCATATCTCGTCCAAGTGTGACTAATGCCTCCTCTAGTGTTGCACATGAGACGCCTTTCTTCCAGAAGTTCACATCTCCTCTAAGTGTGTCTAACACCTCATCTAGTGCTCTGGAAACAATCCCTCCTCTACTATACAAATCACTGACCAAACGTTTTTGCATTAGACACCTTTCCTCCAAAAGTCCACATCTCCTTTGAGTGTGTCTAATGTCTACTCAAGTGCTCGACAAATAACCAATCAAATGTGAATACACTCAGTGAACCCAGAAGAAAGCTTGCCACCCATTTCTCCTTGAAGGAACAACCATTATGCCAAGCTCCATCTTTTCTATAGGGACACAAATGTAGTGCTTCCCATACATAAATCATCCCAAAGGGAGAAGCTATCTTCTAATGATAAATAACCTCCAGCCTCCAATATGTCATCTTCTTTATTGTCTAAAGCACAAATATTTCACCAATATCATCATTTTGATGTGAGTCTTTGAAGGCTTCATCAAGGGTTGCAAAAATGGCCCTAAATGACCTATCATAATTGTATGAAGATCCATTCAAATGTTTCTTGATTGAAGATGTAatcacactctcaatgattctatcAAGTGTAGAATGAGTGGTAGCAAAAGCACAATAAATATTTGACATATATGTATTTGAGATGACGATGACAACTTCAACTAATGTTTAACCCATATACCTCAAAAAAAAACACTTGCAATATATCTAGATACTATCCTTATAACTCCATTTCTTGCTTTGAAACAAACTTTTACAAAAGAAACATGCACTCATATGGTTCAAATATTAAAGCTTTACCATTCATATTTTAACAATGGTAACTAATTTTCCATTTCCTTATAACTGATTATACCTCCCTTACAGATGCATATATCAATATTTTGTGTAAAAGAAAATCACATATACCTTTAAATGTTTTGAAGATTCTATATTTGAACTAGAATGGAGTGGCTTCTCTTAATCTCCACTATACATACTTGAAATCTTGTGGCACTCTTGCAAATCTGGTAAATGACTCATGGCTTTATAACGATACTGACAGCAATTAAAAATCACATTGCAGTAGGGCCCTCAATGACACAATATAAAATGCATCCCATTTACTATTTATAAAAATCAATATAGAATATGATCTAATTACTTGAAGATATTAAAAcactcaaaattttgaaaacagTGTGAATTAAATTTCACTTGAAATTTAATATGCTGGAGTTGTAGTTTTTAAAGCTGTCACTCACACTTCTCACCTGCCCTAAAATTCATGCCTCTTCTCATACCACGTTAAGCGTTTCCATCGGACAATAAAGTAATCACCCAATCTCTCCTGCATTATATTATGGTATTCAACTGTTTTAATAACTATAGTGAAATCTACACTAATTAATGTAAAACGTCGATAATTCATTTGTATCAAAACAATGGTGTTCATTCAATTATTATCTATTAACACACTTAAGTGAAATTTTTGGCGCATTACAGATTCCCTTTCCCTTTCAACACTCATCTTCCAACTTGTAGgcgattttttatttttgataagtgAGATaatatagatatttaattaataatcttAATTTTTTAATGGGGAAATTTCATTTTTTCAGTATTTTTTTCCGAATCACAACTAGCTACTACTTTTATTTTTGGGTGTCTTTCAAAACATTTTGTTTGAggattgaaaaaataattaaaagacaCATTTTGGACTCCCTCTACTAAAAGCAAAGGGTTTTTATTTCAATCCTTGTGACTTTGGAGGATTTCTCCTTTCAATCTAGTGCCAAGGTTTCATTTTATGTACTAATAGATTATCATGACCATTAAAGACCATgaagatttgaatattttgatttcaAATTGCATATCCTCTAGCATGTCATTGGAGTGTCCAACTAGAATGTACTTGGGCTCCATACCCTTCTAACCATGAGATAATCCATTTAGATACATGACATTTTCATTATTAAAAGTACTCGAAATTCTAGGAATTGTTTAACCCATATCTTACATGGGATGTAAATGAATTTAATAAGGGGTTATCCATTAATCAATAGAATATTTAGTGGTCTATAATTCTTTCTTACAAATATTACTTTCTTACATGAAGCTTTCATGATTTCATTCTTTGAAACTCTATAATAGGGGGATAAACTCTATGTGAAATAATTCTATGAGTACCATGAATTTTTTCTCTTGGGTAGAATTCAAAGTTACATTTAGGCTTTCTAATTAAGATCTAGAGTTaccaaataataattaattttattcttctcaatataCTTCACAAAATTAGGGTTGAAACCTTAAATGTATAATAGAAATTATATTCTAAATGATATATTGACACATTATTTCACAAATATAGACCTTCAATGAGATATACCTTGTATTCAACCCACCTTCACATGGTTTCTTAGTTTAATCATAATTGTCACTTACATTATTCATTGGGTACCTAGCtcaacaaatttcaaattatttgtcCTATAATACTTCATCTAAGTATTTACTTTTTGTTTATACTTTATCATTGTGTTCCTATTGATACTTAATTAGCTCACCTACGATTTGACAATCATCCTTTCCCATTTTTCAGGAAacataaacttgaaataaacttTTCTAATTTTATTTAGAGTTTATAAACCCTAGATTTTGGTTCATATTTTTTCAAGACCTTCAATCCTAAGCCATTCCTATGACTTGTGGTCTCTCTACGTGGTGAGCGTACATTTCTtgtcaaaattataaaaaattgcaATAGCTTTAAGAAGGAGAACATTTTAAGAATTTTGAGACACAGGATTTTTTTTTTGTAACCTAAAGAGAGATTGACCGTGTTTTGTGATCGAGCAAGAGTTGGGGGGAATTTATTGCAAATCGGtggttttaaataaaattgaagtgAGGActttctatttatttttctttcttgtaaatgattaaggaaaaaaaatattatatggacaatataattttgtgtgttctaGATAAAATTTTTGTAAACACGAGATTATTAATAAGAAGATAGCAGACTGCATAGTTGTGATTGGTATTTAAGTAACATTTGTATCTATACGAGGTTCAAGGGATATATTGATAGGAAATTATAAGTAAAATTTAAATGTGTTTCAATATTATATAATTAGttgtataataatataatttaatggTAAAATTTAAATGTGTTTCAATATTATATAATTAGttgtataataatataatttaatacaTGTCTTACTAtaaatatgaattttgatttgtagTGTATCATAAAATTAGttatcttcaatttttttagaCAATTTAATTTCTCTTTAATGCTACTTTTGTGGGATATTTAGTCTACTTTGCATTCCTATAAATTTTTCACTATCAAATCTAAGCATGCACACATGGAAAATACGGAAACAAGGTTATGGTCTACAAGAACCTGCCTAAGTCAAACACCGTGTTGGTATTTATAGATCCACAACAAATATTATTGATGGAAAATTGTGCATGTTTTTAGAAGGGTAGAAGCTAAATAGTAATAGAGTGatgaaatgataatttttttctcaAGTTTGAAAACCTTAGCATGAAGTCTCACAATATGTTAATAACACAATGTGCCAGATCATGATGATTATAATAAATATGTatgattgaattattttctccttgaATGGAAATGAATAATTAAATTGGTCAATTATGTTTAATTGAATGTGATTGATAGATATAATAAATGGTAGGAATTTTAAATAAGAGAGGGAGTTGTATTTGTAAGGAACTTACACCTTTTCATAATTATTTTTCTGGGGAAGGTCAATACTAGATGACAAACTTTTACTATTTTTCAAAGCTACCTTTCATCATTAAAATTAAGGCTCAAATTGCAATAGTAGGGTTGTTGGGAATCCTTGTACAAGAAGAATGAGTCGTGAAAATGGTTAGTAAAAGGGGAATGGACTGAGCTTACCTAAATGGTCTCAACATTAAGTATAATTAGGGATAAAATATCCACAATCACTAAAGAAGGTACAAACTAAATGTTAAATTATAAAGGGATATAGATTACAACACTGCacttagtccccactttagcgagagtgtGATTTTATTATCATACTTTGAGTATAGCTTGGGAAAGCCAAATAATATTTCATCAAAACTTTGAAGGGAGAAGTTGACTCTAAACATTGCAAGGTAGTAGCCCCAAAGACTTAGAATATTATCAATatataatatcaagataaaaggcaacCACAAAGTGAGGAATATGATCAACATTGAGAATACAAAACACAAAGGTAGGGCATCTAAGACTATTGATATCCATAGATTCTCACTAGGAGGCAGATAAAAAAGATGAGGCCTGAAATTTAGTACTAATGAGATCCTTAGATTCTTACTAGGAGTCATGTTATAAACAAATAAAGAATGACCTCAAATACTAGCAATATCCTTAGATAATCTCTAGGAGCCATGTCCATAATGAGTCACAAGGATAGAAAGTTGCATTTTGCTAAGTGGATAATGAAAATGTGAAGGTCTCAAAGGGTTAGAAAGCTATGTTATACTAGGTGAGAGTCATGCCAATGAATATTACAAGGCCATGCAAAACTATTTGTTTCCTAGGTAATCCTGGTAAAATGCTACAAAAAGTTGTTGTCATAGCATACAAATATTCGTAGTGAGTGGTCAAAGTCTACAACAAATATCATACTTTTAATGTGAAATTTATATAGGAATACATACCGAGGTAGGACACTCCCAAAAGGGATTGGGTGTACGCTCAAATATTTTACATAATACATTATAATAATAAGTCTCATAACATACAAGTCTCTCAAAATATTACAAACTTTAAAATCTAAATGGTCTCaatgaagggagagagagagtggaTAAAAAACTCTTGAGAAGATACCAAATAACACATTTCATGATAAAACAAAATTTTCATTACATCTCCATACCCTCCTCTACTTTTTTAGAAGACTCCATAATATTCATAAGAGAAAAATGGTACTAGTACCCATTTCCTCTCTTTCTTTGAAGACAAATACCTTCCCATAGAGGGTCCTCCCCTCTAACCCTTTAAGCTAGCACTTCCCAAAATTAGTGAGCATGGCCTCCACAACCCATTAACCATCAATAttcacaaaaacaaacaaaaaaccccAAAACACTTTACTTGCCCCATTCATATGCATAAATGTGAAACATATGAAAACTCCAAAATGAAAGTAAATAAAGAATCCTACCTCAAAATAATATTCAAAAGGATATAGGAGACTGTTGAAGGGCTCCAAGGAAAGTGTTCCCCACCTCTCTTCCCTAAGTATCAAGGTTCCCACTCCTTAATTTTTCAAGTGAAAATTAATAGTACAAAAAAAGAAGATTCCCCTCAAATTATTTCAATAGAACATTAATACAAATTCTAATTTTGAATCCCTTGAATTAGAAGGTGACAAGTGTTATTCTCTCATTCATCCTACTAGATCAAATCCTGACATATTCTCACACTTGAATATGAAATTTTTGGGAAGATGAAAAGGTAATATGGAGTGTACTAAAGTCTAATAAGAAAGCCCTCAAACCTTTAAAGAGAAGGTAGGTGAATATTGGACACTCCATTTCTTGTGTCCCTTCTCACAAATGAGTTGAGAGGACCAAACACTCTACCCTTCCCCCGACTCAAAAGATAATTAATAGGGGTCATATTGCCTTAAATAAGCTCACAACACATAGGTAACACACttggagatttaaaaaaaaaaaaaacaaacataaaATAAGAGTTTTTAAGCATCTTAAAAGTGGCGTTAAAGTATAATTTAATGATTTATGGTTACAAAAGAAACCCTTACCCCCAAACAAGGGCTTCACCATCCTATCCATTATAAACACACATGCCCATCACAATAAAAAATTTAACATATTACATATGAGACCCTAACCCTTCCACATGGGCTATGGTCTTGGCTTCATAGTCAACACATGGTTTCAAGGAAGTCTCCAATTTTTATGGACGATGTTCCTAAACACTCAAAGTCAGACATTAATATATCAAACACACAATAGTCAACTCAACTATATCAAAAATCTCATCTTTGCggttaaataaaatttaatctttcatCATCAATTAAATGTAGGAATTGCTTTTGCTGGAATTATCCTTTAAAGTACCCACCATCTTATGTTTTCTATTATTTTAAGCTAGGAAAGAGAAATAAACGAACTCTTTTCCTTAGATTCTTCTtccttaaaaattaaaatttaacatCAAGTTAATACGGAATTATCTTTCCTTTCTTAACTTTTTTCAATTTCTTTAAAAAGTGACATGATCTTTGATATTACATTATTGTTTTGATGTTTAAGGTAGTTCTACAATAAATCTAACCATTTGTCATAGTAAAATTCCTCTAACTATAATTAGTTATCATAGTGTTTTAATAGATAAATATGATGAATAAATGAGATGAAATCAATCTTAGTATAAGTAGAATTACATTATGAATCCAATTTACAAAGTAGAGTTTAAGCATAGAATAGCATCTATGTTACAATTTTCTTACTTTAGCTACAAGTACTTGAAGTGAATAGTTATTACGAGCTTGTTGTGATACATAAGAATACCTCATTTTGTTGACATTAATTTTTGTGtagtaatttatttttaattcGGGACAATTCGATTCACTCAGGTTGGTGTATCGAAACAAACATCAACATGAATATCCCTCTTAGTTAGTAAAGATCATTGTTTAGCATAATCCTTATTTTAGACATAAGGATGAATAAAGGGAAACATATATTGTAGATTCACAAGAACAATATAATCTTACACAATCTTGACAAAACTGCATGGGTAGATTCACTCTAGATATTAAAACACTAGTATTGCATTGCTATGATCTACACATCATTTTAGtattatatatcattttttttaataacaatATTTGAATATACGAAGATAAAGTAAAATAGCTAAGGATTCATTTATAATCCCATTTTTAATAGTTCATTTTGAGCTATTTAAATTAATTGTAAATCTAATTGACTACTACTTGAAGCATAATTTCATAGAAGTTTTCAATTAATTACATAGATAGACATTCTAAATGATAGAAAGGCCTAGAATATCAACTCATGATCATATACATAAAAGACTAAAACGTAACTAACACATGTTCACAATAACTAAATCTATCAAATATCTCTTAGTAAATAAAATTACTCAATATTAAATAGATTTCTCAACATTTTGTAATGAAATTTACATTTAACAATTCTATATTATATTTAAGATGTGTTTATATTCCTATGATATTATATTTGAAACATATTTTCAATTTATAATGTAATAAAAATATTctcaaattaaaatatttattaataactctctaaataattattttatataaaaactATTATGCATGAATTCGAATGCTTAGAAACCATGAAAGCACACATGTGAGAAAAGATAAATatattaaacaataaaaataaaaaagatacagAAACATTGTTGGAGTTGCTTCAATGCTACTTCTAAACCTATGGGACTAGAGGGCACTGACTCTAGAAGAAGAAGCTGGATGAGGCGGCACTCTAATCTCAATCGTGCCTTCGAGCATCTGAACCACTTTATTAATTGATGGCCTTAGCGAAAGATCTTCTTGAATGCACCAGAGCCCCACCAATACCATTATTTCCAGCTGTGCTGCATCAACACCGCTGCATTCCTGTTGCTCCACCAACTTGACAAGTTTCCCATATTTGAAGCAGTCATAAACCCAATCACACAAAATCATCTCATCTTCAGGAACATGCAATTCAAACATCTTCCTGCAACAGATGATTTCCAAGAGCACCACTCCGAAGCTATACACGTCCACTTTCACAGTAACTGCCATGCTCTTCTGCCATTCAGGAGCAATGTAACCGATGGTACCACGGGCCACAGTAAATGTCCTCGTTTGTTCTGCGCCAATAAGTTTGGCTATTCCAAAGTCGCCTATCTTAGCATGGTAATTCTCGTCCATCAGGATGTTCTGAGGCTTTATATCACAATGAAGTATAGGGGTTGTGCACTCTTCATGTAAGTAAAGGATCCCCCTTGCAGTTTCCAAAGCAATTTGAACACGTAGTTCCCAATCAAGATTACCTCTAACCTTAAATAAAACTCTGTCTAGAGAACCAGTGGGCATGTACTCATACACAAGAATCCTGTTTGAGCCCTGGTCGCAGAAACCATAGAGCTGAACAAGATTTTTGTGGTGGGTTGCTCCGATGGTACCCATCTCTGTTCTGAACTCCTTTTCACCATCTTGATGTTCTCCTTGCTTGAGCACATCGTCAAGTTTCTTCACAGCAATCGCTCGCCCGTC is a genomic window of Cryptomeria japonica chromosome 7, Sugi_1.0, whole genome shotgun sequence containing:
- the LOC131043779 gene encoding G-type lectin S-receptor-like serine/threonine-protein kinase LECRK4 is translated as MLFHFISTNILLHSQIAMAFTSILRYLIYVSYLILVMSVLSEQQNPTCATGAEMQVITQIDWPGNDADHRTLMNQTACGQLYLQNCSCTVAIYANLDGVGNCWIKAMPLGTSNQDKSRTALVKVYNAVPTMPSTEKKEGKGLMVTGIILMVCSLVFAASLLLIWLYKSRPRLKSLQEHLKVNLVGLKAFTYQEIYTATGSFNHEIGRGAFGKVYKGVLSDGRAIAVKKLDDVLKQGEHQDGEKEFRTEMGTIGATHHKNLVQLYGFCDQGSNRILVYEYMPTGSLDRVLFKVRGNLDWELRVQIALETARGILYLHEECTTPILHCDIKPQNILMDENYHAKIGDFGIAKLIGAEQTRTFTVARGTIGYIAPEWQKSMAVTVKVDVYSFGVVLLEIICCRKMFELHVPEDEMILCDWVYDCFKYGKLVKLVEQQECSGVDAAQLEIMVLVGLWCIQEDLSLRPSINKVVQMLEGTIEIRVPPHPASSSRVSAL